Proteins from one Nicotiana tabacum cultivar K326 chromosome 23, ASM71507v2, whole genome shotgun sequence genomic window:
- the LOC142177346 gene encoding uncharacterized protein LOC142177346 gives MWWGNTPSIGVIKRFIANQWVNVQKPKVLFHNDGYFIILLSNNEEREKVILNSPYTINSRPIIIRQWSENFDFNEEVLKTIPLWVKFPNLPLNYWSKQAPSKIRSGLGKPLYTNACTTIAERVSYVKVLIEIDVTRPLPEKVKLYDPRGKVIEQMVQYDWKP, from the coding sequence ATGTGGTGGGGGAATACTCCATCAATTGGGGTTATTAAGAGATTCATAGCTAACCAATGGGTTAATGTTCAGAAACCTAAGGTTTTATTCCACAATGATGGGTACTTCATTATTCTGCTAAGTAATAATGAAGAGAGGGAGAAGGTGATACTGAATAGTCCTTATACAATCAATAGTAGACCAATTATTATTAGACAATGGTCGGAGAATTTTGATTTTAATGAAGAAGTGTTGAAAACCATCCCCTTATGGGTCAAGTTCCCGAACTTGCCACTTAATTACTGGAGTAAACAAGCCCCAAGTAAAATTAGAAGTGGACTGGGGAAGCCATTATATACTAATGCCTGTACTACAATAGCGGAAAGAGTCTCATATGTTAAGGTCCTGATTGAAATAGATGTTACAAGACCTTTGCCAGAGAAGGTTAAGCTGTATGATCCTAGAGGAAAGGTGATAGAACAAATGGTTCAATATGATTGGAAGCCATAA
- the LOC107779925 gene encoding serine/threonine-protein phosphatase 7 long form homolog: MWDFLSAHLLHPCIVRRLLDTGFYRIIEIGRLQLDWSLITALIERWRPETHTFYLSIGEAIITLQNVEVLYGLPVDEHPIAYPHALREYTGLSYLEMLRRLTGFQPTEEATFSGYSRLQLTPVRLHLEAMNADITDDILDLHIDRYTRLLMLLMFSVALFPNTSENLVSLRFLHHLKRLDDLPGYSWGATILGYLYRQICRASIGTQ, encoded by the coding sequence ATGTGGGACTTTCTTAGCGCCCACCTACTCCATCCTTGTATAGTCAGACGCCTTCTGGATACGGGTTTCTATAGGATCATAGAGATCGGCCGGTTGCAATTGGACTGGTCGTTGATCACGGctttgatagagcggtggcgaccggagacgcacacattTTATTTATCCATTGGCGAGGCTATTATCACGCTTCAGAACGTGGAGGTTCTGTATGGGCTGCCGGTTGATGAACATCCTATAGCTTATCCGCATGCTCTCAGAGAATATACGGGATTGTCGTACCTGGAGATGTTGCGGCGGCTCACCGGTTTCCAGCCAACGGAAGAGGCTACATTTAGTGGGTATAGTCGTTTGCAGTTGACGCCAGTCCGACTGCATCTGGAGGCGATGAATGCGGACATTACAGATGATATACTGGATCTTCATATTGACCGGTACACGAGATTGTTGATGTTGCTTATGTTTAGTGTGGCATTGTTCCCAAACACTTCGgaaaacctagtcagcttgagatttcttcatcatcttaaGCGGTTAGATGATTTACCTGGTTACAGCTGGGGTGCAACTATTCTAGGTTACTTGTATAGGCAGATATGTCGGGCGAGCATAGGCACCCAGTGA
- the LOC107779921 gene encoding haloacid dehalogenase-like hydrolase domain-containing protein Sgpp: MTAPAGENSTESSSSLARLAPLQAVLFDVDGTLCDSDPLHYYAFREMLLEIGYNGGVLVDEDWFVKTIAGKHNDDIAAALFPDDLERGLKFCDEKEAMFRRLVKEQLKPIDGLYKVKKWIEDRGLKRAAVTNAPRLNGELIIEILGLKDFFDVVIIGSECERAKPFPDPYLKALELLKVSKDHTFIFEDSVSGIKAGVAAGMPVVGLATRNPPHLLMEAKPAFLIKDYEDPKLWADLEEIDKKSGAGTTTV, from the exons ATGACTGCTCCTGCTGGGGAAAATTCTACAGAAAG TTCTTCGTCTCTAGCAAGACTTGCTCCCCTTCAAGCAGTACTATTTGACGTAGACGGGACTTTATGTGATTCAGATCCACTTCACTATTATGCCTTCCGTGAAATGCTTCTAGAG ATAGGCTACAATGGTGGTGTGCTGGTTGATGAGGACTGGTTTGTCAAAACTATTGCTGGCAAACACAATGACGACATTGCTGCTGCCCTTTTCCCTGATGATCTGGAAAGGGGTCTTAAATTCTGTGACGAGAAGGAAGCTATGTTTAGAAG GTTGGTGAAAGAACAGTTGAAACCTATAGATGGCCTGTACAAGGTGAAGAAGTGGATTGAGGATCGTGGGCTGAAAAGGGCTGCAGTTACCAATGCGCCTAGACTGAACGGTGAACTGATAATAGAAATACTTGGCCTAAAGGATTTCTTTGATGTGGTTATTATTGGAAGTGAGTGTGAGCGTGCAAAACCATTTCCCGACCCTTATTTGAAGGCCCTTGAACTGCTGAAGGTGTCAAAGGATCACACATTCatatttgag GATTCTGTTTCAGGAATAAAAGCTGGGGTGGCAGCTGGGATGCCTGTTGTTGGATTGGCAACCCGAAATCCACCTCACTTGCTTATGGAAGCAAAGCCTGCTTTTCTTATCAAAGATTATGAAGATCCGAAACTATGGGCAGATCTTGAGGAGATCGACAAAAAGTCAGGTGCTGGAACAACCACAGTCTAA